A window of the bacterium genome harbors these coding sequences:
- the carA gene encoding glutamine-hydrolyzing carbamoyl-phosphate synthase small subunit: MRKGIFLLEDGKLWEGEIIGEGIETGEVIFYTGVIGYQEVITDPSYYKKIVVMTYPHIGNYGINKEGFFTENVWVKGLIVKEISKISSNWKSIKSIKDFINENKILVMEKVDTQEVVSYLREKGIKRGILAVKKANIEKLLEEIKNNFINENLTEKVSCKKPHTICSGKNIQNNKILVIDLGVIKPHIDYLISAGFDLIVAPYNITSDEIFSYKPRGVFISSGPDNPLKLQNTISELSKIIGKIPVLGIGLGMLILSLSLGYKIFKMKNGHFGINYPVKDVTNNTCKTTVQAHIYSLIPENMDEKLKIWFTNLNDGSIEGIISEKLKILGVQYYPQENDIVWRKFKEFVNA, translated from the coding sequence ATGAGGAAAGGAATATTCTTACTTGAAGATGGTAAATTATGGGAAGGAGAAATAATAGGAGAAGGTATAGAAACTGGAGAAGTTATTTTTTATACAGGTGTCATCGGTTATCAAGAAGTTATTACAGACCCATCATATTATAAAAAAATTGTAGTTATGACTTACCCACATATTGGAAATTACGGAATCAATAAAGAAGGGTTTTTTACAGAAAATGTATGGGTAAAAGGTTTAATAGTAAAAGAAATAAGTAAAATATCCAGTAATTGGAAATCAATAAAAAGTATTAAAGATTTTATAAATGAAAATAAAATTTTAGTAATGGAAAAAGTTGACACTCAGGAAGTTGTGAGTTATTTAAGAGAAAAAGGGATAAAAAGGGGTATATTAGCCGTAAAAAAAGCAAATATAGAAAAATTATTAGAAGAAATAAAAAACAATTTTATAAATGAAAATTTGACGGAAAAAGTAAGTTGTAAAAAACCACATACTATTTGCAGTGGGAAAAATATCCAGAATAATAAAATTCTTGTAATTGATTTAGGAGTAATAAAACCACATATTGATTACCTTATTTCTGCAGGATTTGATTTAATTGTGGCACCTTATAATATAACTTCTGATGAAATTTTTTCTTATAAACCTCGTGGTGTTTTTATTTCATCAGGTCCTGATAATCCATTAAAATTGCAAAATACAATTTCTGAATTATCAAAAATAATTGGTAAAATACCTGTTTTAGGAATTGGACTTGGTATGTTAATTTTATCTTTATCCCTTGGATATAAAATCTTTAAAATGAAAAATGGACATTTTGGAATAAACTATCCTGTAAAAGATGTTACAAATAACACATGTAAAACTACAGTACAAGCCCATATTTATTCATTAATTCCTGAAAATATGGATGAAAAATTAAAAATATGGTTTACCAATTTAAATGACGGTTCTATTGAAGGTATTATAAGTGAAAAATTAAAAATTTTAGGTGTACAATACTATCCACAAGAAAATGATATAGTATGGAGAAAATTTAAGGAGTTTGTAAATGCCTAA
- the carB gene encoding carbamoyl-phosphate synthase large subunit has product MPKRTDIEKVLLIGSGPIIIGQACEFDYSGSQACKALKEEGYKVVLVNSNPATIMTDPEMADRIYIEPLTVDFLEKVIEKERPQALLPTLGGQVGLNLATFLYRKGILEKYKVEIIGATEESIAKAETRDLFKKTMLDIGLKVPESGLAYSVEDGIKIAERIGFPVILRPAYTLGGTGGSVAYNMEELKEKLAYGIATSPIGEVLVEKSVLGWKEIEFEAIRDKNDNVIIVTSMENVDPMGVHTGDSMVVAPAQTLAPSEYNTLVDMCKKIIRSIGVIGGCNIQFAVSPENGEIYVIEVNPRLSRSSALASKATGYPIARIATKLAVGYTLDEIKNQITGKTTAFSEPTVDYVVFKMPRFTFEKFPGADTSLTTSMKSVGEVMAIGRTFKEALQKGLRALEIGRYGLCDDKKDTLPEIEEIEEKLKIPNRERIYYIRYALKKGMGIDKIYELSKIDKWFIHQIKEIVDFEEKIKKQKLTVSILREAKEYGFSDREIAKLKNINESEVRNKRKRFKITPVYKLVDTCASEIEVEKPYFYSSYDRKDESRVSKSKKVIILGGGPNRIGQGIEFDYCCVHASFALKEEGY; this is encoded by the coding sequence ATGCCTAAAAGAACTGATATAGAAAAAGTTCTACTTATTGGTTCAGGTCCAATAATAATTGGTCAGGCATGTGAATTTGACTATTCAGGTTCACAGGCATGTAAAGCATTGAAAGAAGAGGGATATAAAGTAGTCCTTGTTAATTCAAATCCTGCTACAATAATGACAGACCCTGAAATGGCAGACAGGATTTATATAGAACCATTAACAGTTGATTTTTTAGAGAAAGTGATTGAAAAAGAAAGACCACAGGCATTATTACCAACTCTTGGCGGACAGGTAGGACTTAATCTTGCAACTTTTCTTTACAGAAAAGGAATTTTAGAAAAGTATAAAGTGGAAATTATAGGAGCAACTGAAGAATCAATAGCAAAAGCAGAAACAAGAGACCTATTTAAAAAGACAATGCTTGATATAGGACTTAAAGTTCCAGAAAGTGGACTTGCATATTCAGTGGAAGACGGAATAAAAATTGCTGAAAGAATTGGATTTCCAGTTATTTTAAGGCCTGCTTATACTCTTGGAGGAACTGGTGGTTCTGTTGCATATAATATGGAGGAATTAAAAGAAAAACTCGCTTATGGTATTGCAACAAGTCCAATAGGTGAAGTTCTTGTTGAAAAGTCAGTTCTTGGATGGAAAGAAATAGAATTTGAAGCAATTAGGGATAAGAATGACAATGTAATTATTGTTACTTCAATGGAAAATGTTGACCCAATGGGAGTTCATACAGGAGATAGTATGGTTGTTGCTCCTGCTCAAACACTTGCTCCTTCAGAATATAATACACTGGTGGATATGTGTAAAAAAATAATAAGGTCTATAGGAGTTATTGGTGGATGTAATATTCAGTTTGCTGTGAGCCCTGAAAATGGAGAAATATATGTTATAGAGGTTAATCCAAGATTATCAAGAAGTTCTGCACTTGCTTCAAAAGCAACCGGTTATCCTATTGCAAGAATAGCAACAAAACTTGCTGTTGGATATACCCTTGATGAAATTAAAAATCAAATTACAGGTAAAACAACTGCATTTTCAGAACCGACAGTTGATTATGTTGTATTCAAAATGCCAAGATTTACTTTTGAAAAATTTCCGGGTGCAGACACAAGTTTAACAACCTCAATGAAGTCAGTTGGAGAAGTAATGGCAATAGGTAGAACATTTAAAGAAGCACTGCAGAAAGGATTGAGGGCCCTTGAAATAGGTAGATATGGATTGTGTGATGACAAAAAAGATACTCTTCCAGAAATTGAAGAAATTGAGGAAAAATTAAAAATTCCAAATAGAGAAAGGATTTATTATATAAGATATGCACTCAAAAAGGGAATGGGTATTGATAAAATATATGAGTTATCAAAAATTGATAAATGGTTCATTCATCAGATAAAAGAGATAGTAGATTTTGAGGAAAAAATTAAAAAGCAAAAATTAACCGTTAGTATATTGAGAGAAGCAAAAGAATACGGATTTTCTGATAGAGAAATAGCAAAACTTAAAAATATCAATGAAAGTGAAGTTAGAAATAAAAGAAAAAGATTTAAAATAACTCCTGTATATAAACTTGTTGATACCTGTGCAAGTGAAATAGAAGTTGAAAAACCCTATTTTTATTCATCATACGATAGAAAAGATGAAAGCAGAGTATCAAAAAGCAAAAAAGTAATAATACTTGGAGGGGGTCCAAATAGAATAGGGCAGGGGATTGAATTTGATTATTGTTGTGTACATGCTTCTTTTGCTTTAAAAGAAGAAGGTTATG